The Hyphomonas sediminis genome contains a region encoding:
- the folK gene encoding 2-amino-4-hydroxy-6-hydroxymethyldihydropteridine diphosphokinase, which translates to MAEVALGLGSNLGDREAHLAGAVQALESREGIRVTARSSLWETPPWGVEEQPHFLNACVLLETSLSPMEVLETCLAIEREHGRERSLRWGPRTLDIDVLYYDDVVLTGEVLTLPHPRMLMRTFVLAPLAEIAPEKVIAGATIRKKLALVEPEPGMRKLGPLGKVAE; encoded by the coding sequence ATGGCTGAAGTTGCGCTGGGTCTTGGCTCCAATCTTGGGGACCGTGAGGCGCATCTGGCCGGCGCTGTGCAGGCGCTGGAATCCCGTGAAGGTATTCGCGTGACGGCGCGCTCGTCGCTCTGGGAAACGCCGCCCTGGGGTGTCGAAGAACAACCGCATTTCCTGAATGCATGTGTTTTGCTGGAGACCAGCCTTTCGCCAATGGAAGTGTTGGAAACCTGTTTGGCGATCGAGCGCGAGCATGGTCGGGAGCGAAGCCTGCGCTGGGGGCCGCGAACCCTCGATATAGATGTTCTGTATTATGACGATGTTGTACTGACCGGCGAAGTGTTGACGCTACCGCATCCGCGCATGCTGATGCGGACGTTCGTGTTGGCGCCGCTGGCAGAGATTGCGCCAGAGAAGGTGATCGCCGGAGCGACGATCCGCAAAAAACTTGCGCTGGTGGAGCCGGAGCCAGGAATGCGCAAACTTGGCCCTTTGGGGAAAGTGGCGGAGTGA
- the folB gene encoding dihydroneopterin aldolase codes for MKTEIIIRNLRIHGYHGLKEAEKALGQIFEVDITCDMYPDKPPRDVMEDTVCYGEICDLVVSVSEAEVFNLIETLAERIASAVFSNFPPIRRIRVEIRKPRAPIRHIVNHVGIAIERERHG; via the coding sequence ATGAAAACTGAGATCATCATCCGCAATCTGCGTATCCATGGCTATCACGGCCTGAAGGAGGCGGAGAAAGCGCTGGGGCAGATTTTCGAAGTGGACATCACTTGCGATATGTATCCGGACAAGCCGCCGCGCGATGTGATGGAAGATACGGTTTGTTACGGCGAAATTTGCGATCTGGTTGTCAGTGTTTCGGAGGCGGAAGTCTTCAACCTTATTGAAACCCTGGCGGAGCGCATTGCCTCGGCCGTGTTTTCAAACTTCCCGCCGATCCGCCGGATCCGTGTAGAAATCCGTAAGCCCCGGGCGCCCATCCGTCACATTGTCAATCATGTCGGCATCGCGATCGAACGAGAGCGCCATGGCTGA
- the folP gene encoding dihydropteroate synthase yields MINLARRDAILARVKVAPAIMGILNVTPDSFSDGGRHDSLGAAELQAMRMIEEGADIIDIGGESTRPGAEKVFAGEELLRVLPIIQRLSSVSAVPLSIDTVKASVARAAVEAGAVIVNDVTGMTGDPDMAAAVADTGAVIVITYHRGETDESVDAVGDMLAFFARSFELAARSGIPREHIWLDPGVGFAKTPQQNIDVIAGIDALSRYGCPVLVGLSRKSFIGHVTGRPVGERLAGTLTAHMAALQRGARILRVHDVAEHTDMLRLYQAIEGAGHEN; encoded by the coding sequence ATGATTAATCTTGCGCGCCGCGATGCCATTCTCGCCCGAGTCAAAGTAGCGCCCGCGATCATGGGGATACTGAACGTCACGCCGGACAGCTTCTCCGATGGCGGGCGGCACGACTCTCTCGGCGCTGCTGAGCTGCAAGCGATGCGTATGATTGAAGAGGGCGCCGATATCATCGACATTGGGGGCGAGTCCACGCGGCCTGGCGCAGAAAAAGTGTTCGCTGGCGAGGAGCTGCTGCGTGTGCTGCCGATCATTCAGCGGCTCTCGAGTGTGAGTGCGGTGCCTCTTTCCATAGATACCGTGAAAGCCTCTGTTGCGCGTGCTGCCGTGGAAGCGGGGGCCGTTATCGTCAACGATGTGACCGGGATGACGGGAGACCCGGACATGGCAGCCGCCGTTGCTGACACTGGGGCGGTAATTGTCATTACCTATCATCGCGGCGAGACAGACGAGAGCGTGGACGCAGTCGGTGACATGCTGGCTTTCTTCGCTCGCTCCTTTGAGCTCGCCGCGCGTTCTGGCATCCCGAGGGAGCATATCTGGCTCGACCCTGGTGTCGGGTTCGCTAAAACGCCACAGCAGAACATCGACGTTATTGCCGGGATAGATGCGCTAAGCCGGTATGGCTGTCCTGTCCTGGTGGGGCTTTCCCGCAAGAGCTTTATAGGCCATGTCACGGGCCGGCCCGTTGGGGAGCGTCTCGCTGGCACGCTGACCGCCCATATGGCGGCGCTGCAGCGCGGCGCTCGTATCCTGCGGGTCCATGATGTAGCTGAGCACACCGATATGTTGCGCTTGTATCAGGCAATCGAAGGGGCAGGGCATGAAAACTGA